From Ancylobacter pratisalsi, one genomic window encodes:
- a CDS encoding carbonic anhydrase has translation MCRECSTGTLSRRGLLAGGLALSGALALSMTMPFASRAFADEAQPVSPDEALKRLVEGNERYVANAAINTDHSVGRSKRSLGQKPFAAIVTCADSRVVPELIFDQGPGELFVIRVAGNFINEDGLASLEYGVAVLGIQAILVLGHTACGAVDATIKSIRDNALPPGHLPSLVNAIRPAVYDVMADKPADLLAAATAKNAQLNAEVARSAGPILSAQHTAGKLKSGAGIYDIATGKVSFI, from the coding sequence ATGTGCCGGGAATGTTCGACGGGGACTCTCAGCCGCCGGGGGCTGCTTGCGGGCGGTCTTGCCCTTTCGGGCGCGCTAGCGCTGTCGATGACGATGCCTTTCGCCTCGCGCGCCTTCGCGGATGAGGCGCAGCCGGTGTCGCCGGATGAGGCGCTGAAGCGCCTTGTCGAGGGCAATGAGCGTTATGTGGCCAATGCCGCGATCAACACCGATCATTCGGTCGGCCGTTCAAAGCGCTCGCTCGGGCAGAAGCCCTTCGCCGCGATCGTGACCTGCGCCGATTCGCGGGTGGTGCCGGAACTGATCTTCGATCAAGGGCCGGGCGAGCTGTTCGTCATCCGGGTCGCCGGCAATTTCATCAACGAGGACGGGCTGGCCAGCCTGGAATACGGGGTTGCCGTTCTTGGCATCCAGGCGATCCTGGTTCTGGGTCACACCGCCTGCGGCGCGGTCGATGCCACGATCAAGTCGATCCGCGACAACGCGCTGCCGCCCGGCCATCTGCCGAGCCTGGTCAATGCGATCCGCCCGGCGGTTTATGACGTGATGGCCGACAAGCCGGCCGACCTGCTGGCCGCCGCGACGGCGAAGAACGCCCAGCTCAACGCCGAAGTGGCGCGCTCGGCCGGGCCGATCCTCTCCGCCCAGCACACGGCGGGCAAGCTCAAGTCCGGCGCCGGCATCTACGACATCGCCACCGGCAAGGTGAGCTTCATCTAG
- the bhcC gene encoding 3-hydroxy-D-aspartate aldolase BhcC, translating into MNADPRSGLLELGFDVPAFVGMDEGEIQTPCLILDLDALERNIAKLGAYAKAHGMRHRAHGKMHKSVDILKLQQSLGGAVGACCQKVSEAEVFVRGGINDILISNQIRDPLKIDRLARLPASGARITVCVDDIANVADLSAAAGRHGTTLECFVEIDCGAGRCGVGSPEEAVALAIAIDGAQGLTFSGLQAYHGGGQHVEDFAARKARMDSAATITRAAVEALTAAGLKPGIVSGGGTGSYTFEATSHVFNELQCGSYAFMDAAYGRVRAGNGQRFDHGEWENALFVLTSVMSHARPGRAVCDAGLKSQSLDSGLPVIYGREDVTFIECNDEHGVISDPEGALKINEKLRLVPGHCDPTCNLHDWYVGVRGGKVEVVWPVSARGKIY; encoded by the coding sequence ATGAACGCCGATCCGCGCTCGGGACTGCTCGAACTTGGTTTTGACGTGCCTGCCTTCGTGGGCATGGACGAGGGGGAGATCCAGACCCCCTGCCTCATCCTCGATCTCGACGCGCTCGAGCGGAACATCGCCAAGCTGGGGGCCTACGCCAAGGCCCACGGCATGCGCCATCGTGCGCATGGCAAGATGCACAAATCCGTCGACATACTGAAGCTTCAGCAGTCGCTTGGCGGCGCGGTGGGGGCGTGCTGCCAGAAGGTGAGCGAGGCCGAGGTCTTCGTTCGCGGCGGCATCAATGACATCCTGATCTCGAACCAGATCCGCGACCCGCTCAAGATCGACCGGCTGGCGCGGCTGCCTGCCTCCGGCGCCCGGATCACGGTCTGCGTCGACGACATTGCCAATGTGGCCGACCTTTCGGCCGCCGCGGGGAGGCATGGCACCACGCTGGAGTGCTTCGTCGAGATCGACTGCGGGGCCGGGCGCTGCGGCGTGGGCTCACCTGAGGAAGCGGTCGCGCTCGCCATCGCCATCGACGGGGCCCAGGGGCTGACCTTTTCGGGGCTTCAGGCCTATCACGGCGGTGGTCAGCATGTGGAGGACTTCGCCGCGCGAAAGGCGCGAATGGACAGCGCCGCCACTATCACCCGCGCGGCGGTGGAGGCATTGACGGCCGCCGGCCTGAAGCCGGGCATCGTCTCGGGTGGCGGCACCGGCAGCTACACGTTCGAGGCGACCTCGCACGTGTTCAATGAACTCCAGTGCGGTTCCTACGCCTTCATGGACGCGGCCTATGGCCGGGTACGCGCGGGCAATGGCCAGCGCTTTGATCATGGCGAATGGGAAAACGCGCTGTTCGTTCTGACTTCGGTCATGTCCCATGCCCGGCCCGGCCGCGCGGTGTGCGACGCCGGGCTCAAGTCGCAGTCGCTGGATTCAGGCCTGCCGGTGATCTACGGGCGCGAGGATGTGACCTTCATCGAATGCAATGACGAGCACGGGGTGATTTCCGACCCCGAGGGCGCCTTGAAGATCAATGAGAAGCTGCGCCTCGTGCCGGGCCATTGCGACCCGACCTGCAATCTCCACGATTGGTATGTCGGGGTGCGGGGCGGCAAGGTCGAGGTGGTCTGGCCGGTTTCGGCGCGGGGCAAGATCTACTGA
- the fghA gene encoding S-formylglutathione hydrolase produces the protein METVSTAKSHGGVQGVYRHDSAVTGTPMTFAVFVPPQAANGPVPVLWYLSGLTCTHANVMEKGEYRAAAAAHGVILVAPDTSPRGERVPDEPDNWQFGTGAGFYLDATQEPYARHYRMYSYIFEELTALVAAQFPADMSRQGIFGHSMGGHGALTMALKHPDRFRSCSAFAPIVQPSTADWSRPALEKYLGTNEQSWRAYDAVALIEDGRRFPEFLVDQGLADPFLKTGLRPELLEVACREAGIPLTLNMREGYDHSYYFISSFMADHIAWHARRLAA, from the coding sequence ATGGAAACCGTCTCCACGGCGAAGTCGCATGGCGGCGTGCAGGGCGTCTACCGCCACGATTCCGCCGTCACCGGCACGCCCATGACCTTCGCGGTGTTCGTGCCGCCACAGGCCGCCAATGGCCCGGTTCCGGTGCTTTGGTATCTGTCCGGCCTCACCTGCACCCATGCCAATGTCATGGAAAAGGGCGAGTACCGCGCGGCGGCCGCCGCACACGGCGTCATCCTCGTGGCGCCCGACACCAGCCCGCGCGGCGAGCGGGTGCCCGATGAACCGGACAACTGGCAGTTCGGCACCGGCGCCGGCTTCTATCTCGACGCCACGCAGGAGCCCTATGCCCGGCACTACCGGATGTACTCCTATATCTTCGAGGAACTGACGGCGCTGGTCGCGGCGCAGTTCCCCGCCGATATGAGCCGGCAGGGCATCTTCGGCCATTCCATGGGCGGGCATGGCGCCCTCACCATGGCGCTGAAGCATCCCGATCGTTTCCGCAGCTGCTCGGCCTTCGCGCCCATCGTACAGCCATCGACGGCGGACTGGTCGCGTCCCGCGCTGGAGAAGTATCTCGGCACGAACGAACAGTCCTGGCGGGCCTATGACGCGGTGGCGCTGATCGAGGACGGCCGGCGCTTTCCCGAATTCCTCGTCGACCAGGGCCTGGCCGACCCGTTCCTCAAGACCGGCCTGCGCCCGGAACTGCTGGAAGTGGCCTGCCGGGAGGCCGGCATTCCCCTCACGCTCAACATGCGCGAGGGCTACGACCATTCCTATTATTTCATCTCCAGCTTCATGGCCGACCACATCGCCTGGCACGCCCGGCGGCTGGCGGCATAA
- a CDS encoding helix-turn-helix domain-containing protein, translating to MISGSRLASSIPVKGPAGARAPVDAGELSSGELSSTVIEDAAIQAALQPDFSMQCYQLSPGRQVARMDRLGLGRQQIVCERQDAAVQKLGATPANLCTISHCTPDPAFRFSDRGASGTDTLFFMPENTEFDLYVPTGARTFYISFDQDAFLRGARALDPPGWERPPRRLTPFCLCEPTVLRQAVDLWLETAHASAARGEALDTDVMRGIVLQSVLGIVTAATAHDGPQPRPPSRARALRICQMSRDFVDARIDAGALPTVVDICASIGVSERALQYAFREYVGMSPVAYLRLCRLNRVRAALLAASPEETTVTQVAMQFGFLHLGRFAGDYKRLFEQAPSATLAS from the coding sequence ATGATATCGGGTTCGCGCCTCGCCTCGTCGATTCCGGTCAAAGGCCCCGCCGGCGCGCGGGCGCCGGTCGACGCCGGTGAACTGAGCTCGGGTGAACTGAGCTCGACGGTGATCGAGGACGCCGCCATCCAGGCCGCGTTGCAGCCCGATTTCTCCATGCAGTGCTATCAGCTCAGCCCCGGCCGCCAGGTGGCGCGCATGGACCGTCTTGGCCTCGGCCGCCAGCAGATCGTGTGCGAGCGCCAGGATGCGGCGGTGCAGAAGCTGGGGGCGACGCCGGCTAATCTTTGCACGATCTCCCATTGCACGCCGGACCCGGCCTTCCGCTTTTCCGACCGCGGCGCGAGCGGCACGGACACGCTGTTCTTCATGCCCGAGAACACCGAGTTCGACCTTTATGTGCCTACTGGCGCGCGGACCTTCTACATCAGCTTCGATCAGGACGCGTTTCTGCGCGGCGCGCGGGCGCTGGATCCGCCGGGATGGGAGCGCCCCCCGCGCCGGCTGACGCCGTTCTGCCTTTGCGAGCCAACCGTGCTTAGGCAGGCCGTGGATCTGTGGCTGGAGACGGCGCATGCGAGCGCCGCGCGCGGCGAGGCGCTGGACACGGATGTGATGCGCGGCATCGTCCTGCAGTCCGTGCTGGGGATCGTGACGGCGGCAACGGCGCATGACGGGCCGCAACCGCGCCCTCCCAGCCGCGCCCGCGCCTTGCGTATCTGCCAGATGTCGCGCGACTTCGTCGACGCCCGCATCGACGCCGGGGCGCTGCCGACGGTGGTCGATATCTGCGCTTCGATCGGCGTTTCCGAACGTGCGCTTCAATATGCGTTCCGCGAATATGTCGGCATGTCGCCGGTGGCGTATCTGCGCCTGTGCCGGCTGAACCGCGTCCGCGCCGCACTGCTGGCCGCCTCGCCGGAAGAGACGACGGTGACGCAGGTGGCGATGCAGTTCGGATTCCTGCACCTCGGTCGTTTCGCCGGCGACTACAAGCGCCTGTTCGAGCAGGCGCCATCGGCGACCCTGGCATCCTGA
- a CDS encoding alanine/glycine:cation symporter family protein: MDAIIDFLNTIFWGYVLIYGLLAVGVYFTLRLKFLQIVHFPEMIRSVMSSSDDDFAGITPFQALCTSLASRVGTGNIAGVAVALYLGGPGAIFWMWVVAALGMATAFAESTLAQLYKIKDENGRYRGGPAFYMARGLNAPWAGAIFSVCLIISFGLIFNAVQANSIADAMEGAFGVPKLASGAAVALVSGVIIFGGISTIARVAEIVVPFMAVAYLGLALFAVFANISEVPGIFALIVKSAFGFEPAVGGVAGSVAAAMLNGVKRGLFSNEAGMGSAPNIAAVATPDPHHPVSQGFVQALGVFIDTLLICTATALLILLSGALVPGSGLTGTQLTQAALEHHIGAFGPYFVAVAIFFFAFTSIIGNYSYAENALVFLGVGGTMGKIVLRSGTLLMVLWGAYESVSTVFNAADASMGLMATVNLIAIVLLSGLVARLTKDYLDQRRAGRKPHFLASSMPDIADEIDTEIWNRPR, translated from the coding sequence ATGGACGCAATCATCGACTTCCTGAACACGATCTTCTGGGGCTACGTGCTCATTTACGGGCTGCTCGCGGTGGGCGTTTACTTCACGCTGCGGCTGAAGTTTCTCCAGATCGTGCATTTTCCAGAAATGATCCGCTCGGTCATGAGTTCGAGCGACGATGATTTCGCCGGCATCACCCCGTTCCAGGCCCTGTGCACCAGCCTGGCCTCACGCGTGGGCACCGGCAACATCGCCGGCGTCGCGGTGGCGCTGTATCTCGGCGGTCCCGGCGCGATCTTCTGGATGTGGGTGGTGGCCGCGCTCGGCATGGCCACGGCCTTCGCCGAAAGCACGCTGGCCCAGCTCTACAAGATCAAGGACGAGAACGGCCGCTACCGGGGCGGACCGGCCTTCTACATGGCGCGCGGCCTGAACGCGCCCTGGGCCGGCGCGATCTTCTCGGTCTGCCTCATCATCTCCTTCGGGCTCATCTTCAACGCCGTGCAGGCCAACTCGATCGCCGACGCGATGGAAGGCGCGTTCGGCGTGCCCAAGTTGGCGAGCGGCGCGGCCGTGGCGCTGGTCTCGGGCGTCATCATCTTCGGCGGCATCTCCACCATCGCCCGTGTGGCGGAAATCGTGGTGCCGTTCATGGCGGTCGCCTATCTCGGGCTGGCGCTGTTCGCCGTGTTCGCCAATATCAGCGAAGTGCCCGGCATCTTCGCGCTGATCGTCAAGAGTGCCTTCGGCTTCGAGCCGGCGGTCGGCGGCGTGGCCGGCTCGGTCGCGGCGGCGATGCTGAACGGCGTGAAGCGCGGGCTGTTCTCGAACGAGGCCGGCATGGGCTCGGCGCCGAACATCGCCGCTGTCGCCACCCCCGATCCGCACCACCCGGTCAGCCAGGGCTTCGTGCAGGCGCTCGGCGTGTTCATCGACACGCTGCTGATCTGCACCGCGACCGCGCTGCTGATCCTCTTGTCGGGCGCGCTGGTTCCCGGCTCGGGGCTGACCGGCACCCAGCTGACCCAGGCGGCGCTGGAGCACCACATCGGCGCGTTCGGCCCCTATTTCGTCGCCGTCGCGATCTTCTTCTTCGCCTTCACCTCGATCATCGGCAACTACTCCTACGCCGAGAACGCGCTGGTCTTCCTCGGCGTGGGCGGCACCATGGGCAAGATCGTGCTTCGCTCGGGCACGCTGCTGATGGTGCTGTGGGGGGCCTATGAATCGGTTTCCACCGTGTTCAATGCGGCGGATGCCTCCATGGGCCTGATGGCGACGGTCAACCTTATCGCCATCGTCCTGCTGTCGGGCCTCGTGGCGCGGCTGACCAAGGACTATCTGGACCAGCGCCGCGCCGGCAGGAAGCCCCACTTCCTCGCCAGCTCGATGCCGGACATCGCCGACGAGATCGACACCGAGATCTGGAACCGCCCGCGCTAG
- a CDS encoding S-(hydroxymethyl)glutathione dehydrogenase/class III alcohol dehydrogenase codes for MKSRAAVAWEAKKPLTIETIEIGGPKPGEVLVEIMATGVCHTDAYTLDGLDSEGKFPAILGHEGAGIVREIGAGVTSLKVGDHVIPLYTPECRQCKTCLSQRSNLCTSIRATQGQGLMPDHTSRFSCDGGEIFHYMGCSTFSNFTVLPEIALAKVREDAPFDKICYIGCGVTTGIGAVVYTGKVWPGANVVVFGLGGIGLNVIQGARMVGADKIIGVDINPAKVEMARKFGMTDFINPLDVGNDKVVSAIQDLTDGGADFTFDCTGNVNVMRQALEACHRGWGTSIVIGVAPAGAEISTRPFQLVTGRNWRGSAFGGARGRTDVPKIVDWYMEGKINIDDLITHTMPLDQINTAFDLMHEGKSIRSVVIY; via the coding sequence ATGAAGTCGCGTGCCGCCGTCGCCTGGGAAGCCAAGAAGCCCCTGACCATCGAGACCATCGAAATCGGCGGGCCCAAGCCCGGCGAGGTGCTCGTGGAGATCATGGCCACCGGCGTGTGCCACACCGACGCCTACACGCTGGACGGTCTCGATTCCGAGGGCAAGTTCCCGGCGATCCTGGGCCATGAGGGCGCGGGCATCGTGCGCGAGATCGGCGCCGGCGTGACCTCGCTGAAGGTCGGCGACCACGTCATCCCGCTCTACACGCCCGAATGCCGGCAGTGCAAAACCTGCCTGTCGCAGCGCTCCAACCTGTGCACCTCGATCCGCGCCACCCAGGGCCAGGGCCTGATGCCGGATCACACCAGCCGCTTCTCCTGTGACGGCGGCGAGATCTTCCACTACATGGGCTGCTCGACCTTCTCGAACTTCACCGTGCTGCCGGAGATCGCCCTCGCCAAAGTCCGCGAGGACGCCCCGTTCGACAAGATCTGCTACATCGGCTGCGGCGTCACCACCGGCATCGGCGCGGTGGTCTACACCGGCAAGGTGTGGCCGGGCGCGAATGTCGTTGTATTTGGCCTCGGCGGAATCGGCCTCAACGTGATCCAGGGCGCGCGCATGGTCGGCGCCGACAAGATCATCGGCGTGGACATCAACCCCGCCAAGGTCGAGATGGCCAGGAAGTTCGGCATGACCGACTTCATCAACCCGCTGGATGTCGGCAACGACAAGGTGGTGTCCGCGATTCAGGACCTCACCGACGGCGGCGCCGACTTCACCTTCGACTGCACCGGCAATGTGAACGTGATGCGCCAGGCGCTGGAAGCCTGCCATCGCGGCTGGGGCACCTCCATCGTCATCGGCGTGGCACCGGCGGGCGCTGAAATCTCCACCCGCCCGTTCCAGCTCGTCACCGGCCGCAACTGGCGCGGCAGCGCCTTCGGCGGCGCGCGCGGGCGCACCGACGTGCCCAAGATCGTGGACTGGTACATGGAGGGCAAGATCAACATCGACGACCTGATCACCCACACCATGCCGCTCGACCAGATCAACACCGCCTTCGACCTCATGCACGAGGGCAAGTCGATCCGCTCGGTGGTGATCTACTGA
- a CDS encoding serine hydrolase domain-containing protein: MLGAALVLTPAAHAEDTATFDLDGYLNSVREEYGLPALAAAVVKAGEVVAAAAVGTRVRGREIPVTLDDRFHIGSNTKAMTATLAGMLVDEGKLRWDSRIGDVLGDDIKGMSASLADATLEQLLSHSSGIPDDNEEILKLYFSADAFEENLTDLRLHAIEAWKAHEIAVPQGSPFQYANFGYLIAGAMIEKAGGMPWEQMMYERIFVPLGMASAGLGPQATYGLIDAPVGHRIEPDGSATPMTWGPAADVPQVMAPAGNAHMSILDNAKWAAWNAGRGARAPALLSPETLRRIQSVHVQTPVRPNPPPGTPGTGAYGLGWGIVEFDWAGKPLLTHNGSNSMNLARILIDPEQDFTIVVTTNYSGAAADAATGRVMERLYVNYAR; this comes from the coding sequence ATGCTGGGCGCGGCGCTGGTGCTGACGCCGGCGGCACATGCGGAAGACACCGCCACATTCGATCTCGATGGCTATCTGAACAGCGTTCGCGAGGAATATGGCCTGCCCGCGCTCGCCGCGGCCGTGGTCAAGGCGGGCGAGGTCGTCGCGGCCGCGGCTGTCGGCACGCGGGTGCGCGGCAGGGAGATCCCGGTCACCCTCGACGACCGTTTCCATATCGGCTCCAACACCAAGGCGATGACCGCGACGCTGGCCGGCATGCTGGTGGATGAGGGCAAACTGAGATGGGACTCGCGCATTGGCGACGTGCTGGGCGACGACATCAAGGGCATGAGCGCCAGCCTCGCCGATGCCACGCTGGAGCAACTGCTGTCCCACTCCAGCGGCATTCCCGACGACAATGAGGAGATCCTCAAACTGTATTTCAGCGCCGATGCCTTCGAGGAAAACCTGACCGATCTTCGGCTCCACGCCATCGAGGCCTGGAAGGCCCATGAGATCGCGGTGCCGCAGGGCTCGCCGTTCCAGTACGCCAATTTCGGCTATCTGATCGCCGGCGCCATGATCGAGAAGGCCGGCGGCATGCCGTGGGAGCAGATGATGTATGAGCGCATCTTCGTCCCGCTGGGCATGGCGAGTGCGGGTCTCGGCCCGCAGGCGACCTATGGCCTCATCGATGCGCCGGTGGGCCACCGGATCGAGCCAGACGGTTCCGCGACGCCGATGACATGGGGCCCGGCTGCCGACGTTCCCCAGGTCATGGCCCCGGCCGGCAATGCGCATATGTCCATCCTCGACAACGCGAAATGGGCGGCCTGGAACGCGGGCAGGGGTGCCCGCGCGCCCGCGCTGCTGTCGCCGGAGACGCTTCGGCGGATCCAGTCCGTCCACGTCCAGACGCCGGTCCGGCCCAATCCCCCACCGGGAACGCCGGGTACCGGCGCGTATGGCCTGGGCTGGGGCATCGTGGAATTCGACTGGGCCGGCAAGCCGCTCCTCACGCATAACGGCTCGAATTCAATGAATCTGGCAAGGATCCTGATCGACCCCGAACAGGACTTCACTATTGTCGTGACAACGAACTACTCCGGCGCGGCCGCCGACGCGGCGACGGGCAGGGTTATGGAACGTCTCTATGTGAACTACGCCCGGTAG